One Jeotgalibaca porci genomic region harbors:
- a CDS encoding DUF4083 domain-containing protein, whose amino-acid sequence MDALGFFTVFWQLFNLSFIVLIVFLIVSFFRSNRKRAEQLERIEDKIDYLITQLDGKTPLN is encoded by the coding sequence ATGGATGCATTAGGTTTTTTTACAGTTTTTTGGCAATTGTTTAACCTTAGTTTCATTGTCCTTATTGTATTTTTAATCGTTTCGTTTTTTCGTTCTAACCGGAAACGTGCCGAACAACTCGAACGAATCGAAGATAAAATTGATTATCTAATCACTCAATTAGATGGGAAAACACCTCTCAACTAG
- a CDS encoding helix-turn-helix domain-containing protein, producing the protein MAENFKSSTNLYDLLSEDGIDNQGNSINFIEKSMERDKLLIQAIQSGNRDMLEDVTKIAGLEQNKGYYYGNPILKGEPLRTRKNGMIIRNTLCRVAGELGGVAAIYLHLVFEKYAIQIEQATTTDYLEHVVTPNMFAEYCDLVANYSTLKYSPLIKEIVIFIGNHLREELNVSNLAATFHVNSSHLARKFKKETGYTISEYVNHQKIEAAKLLFQGGEVTVGEVSEKLGYNSNSYFSKIFKKITGKSPVVYLKSLHN; encoded by the coding sequence GTGGCCGAAAACTTTAAAAGTTCCACGAACCTTTATGATTTACTTTCAGAGGATGGTATTGATAACCAAGGGAATTCCATCAACTTTATCGAAAAATCTATGGAGCGCGATAAATTACTTATACAAGCTATTCAAAGCGGGAACCGGGATATGTTGGAGGACGTTACAAAAATAGCCGGACTCGAGCAGAATAAAGGCTATTATTACGGAAATCCTATCTTAAAAGGCGAACCGTTGCGAACACGTAAGAACGGTATGATTATCCGAAATACGTTATGTCGGGTAGCAGGTGAACTGGGTGGGGTAGCCGCCATTTATTTGCATTTAGTATTTGAAAAGTACGCGATTCAAATTGAACAGGCGACGACAACGGATTATTTGGAGCACGTGGTTACACCGAATATGTTCGCTGAGTATTGTGATTTAGTAGCAAACTACTCAACACTGAAGTACTCGCCTTTAATAAAAGAAATTGTTATTTTTATCGGGAATCATTTACGTGAAGAACTAAATGTTTCCAATTTGGCTGCGACATTCCATGTCAACAGTTCGCATTTGGCGCGGAAGTTCAAAAAAGAAACAGGGTATACAATCAGTGAGTATGTAAACCATCAAAAGATTGAAGCGGCAAAGCTGCTGTTTCAAGGTGGAGAGGTTACGGTTGGAGAAGTTTCAGAGAAATTGGGCTATAATAGCAATTCTTATTTCAGTAAAATATTCAAAAAAATAACTGGAAAGTCTCCGGTTGTTTATCTAAAATCCTTGCACAATTAA
- a CDS encoding DUF6718 family protein, giving the protein MRNKYLIAKTFKKKGSAAINLEYASDFLSYIPQLEDRFKRSAEFLIISCEEGLTLDEGWPEYAPVQIETTKEAFENTTLEKASR; this is encoded by the coding sequence ATGAGAAATAAATATTTAATCGCCAAAACATTTAAGAAAAAAGGAAGTGCAGCAATTAATCTGGAATATGCGTCAGATTTTTTAAGTTATATTCCGCAATTGGAAGATCGATTCAAGCGTTCCGCTGAATTTTTAATTATCAGTTGTGAAGAAGGACTGACTTTAGATGAAGGTTGGCCGGAGTACGCCCCGGTCCAAATCGAAACAACTAAAGAAGCATTTGAAAATACAACCCTAGAAAAAGCAAGTCGCTAA
- a CDS encoding thioredoxin family protein, with the protein MIAYREATTLNDIQAFITANKFSFVYISRQDCGVCHAVLPQVRDMLTAYPEVHLIKVDADKIPAVAGAFSVFTVPALLLFVEGKEMVRKARFVVMNELEQQIAQLVENY; encoded by the coding sequence ATGATTGCATACAGAGAAGCTACGACGCTAAATGATATACAGGCTTTTATCACCGCGAATAAATTTTCATTTGTTTATATTTCGCGGCAAGATTGTGGCGTCTGTCACGCTGTTCTTCCCCAAGTCAGAGACATGCTGACTGCCTACCCGGAAGTACATTTAATAAAAGTGGATGCCGACAAGATTCCAGCCGTTGCCGGTGCTTTCAGTGTCTTCACTGTCCCGGCCTTACTTCTTTTTGTCGAAGGCAAGGAAATGGTGCGGAAAGCGCGTTTTGTCGTCATGAATGAACTGGAACAGCAAATAGCACAACTTGTTGAGAACTATTAA
- a CDS encoding S-ribosylhomocysteine lyase, translated as MAKVESFELDHTIVKAPYVRIAGTETNEGATIQKIDLRFLQPNKDTFPTGAVHTLEHLLATYMRDYLPGIIDISPMGCRTGFYCIKWNESTAEEIAVALEKTLEKVLETEVIPAVTAKECGNYRDHSLFSAKEYAREVLENGISRDPFERVLPAK; from the coding sequence ATGGCAAAAGTAGAAAGTTTTGAATTAGACCATACAATTGTAAAAGCACCCTATGTCCGTATTGCCGGAACTGAAACAAATGAAGGGGCAACAATCCAAAAAATTGATTTGCGCTTCTTACAACCTAATAAAGATACGTTCCCAACAGGAGCGGTCCATACTCTGGAGCATTTGTTAGCGACTTATATGCGTGATTATCTACCCGGAATCATCGATATTTCACCAATGGGATGCCGGACAGGTTTTTATTGCATCAAATGGAATGAATCAACGGCAGAAGAAATTGCAGTTGCTTTGGAAAAAACGTTGGAAAAAGTTCTGGAAACAGAAGTGATTCCAGCCGTAACAGCGAAAGAGTGCGGGAACTACCGTGACCACAGTCTGTTCTCTGCAAAAGAATACGCACGTGAAGTATTAGAAAATGGTATCAGCCGCGATCCATTCGAGCGTGTTTTACCAGCAAAATAG
- a CDS encoding DUF4430 domain-containing protein, which yields MKKWFLLLFAGATLTACGTTTETDTVESTDTIEVTLNVTVEGELIEEGSITTEVDPDEFLLEIMQREFDVEDENKFITSINGHEQDVANNEYWLFDLNGEMAPVGAHELKLSDGDVVDFNLAGLE from the coding sequence ATGAAAAAATGGTTTTTATTGTTATTTGCAGGTGCGACGCTAACAGCTTGTGGGACGACAACAGAGACGGATACAGTCGAAAGTACAGATACGATTGAAGTAACTTTAAATGTCACAGTCGAAGGCGAACTGATTGAAGAGGGATCTATTACAACGGAAGTAGATCCGGATGAATTCTTGTTGGAAATCATGCAACGTGAATTTGACGTTGAGGACGAGAATAAATTCATTACATCTATTAACGGACATGAGCAGGATGTTGCAAACAATGAATACTGGTTATTTGATTTAAACGGTGAAATGGCGCCAGTAGGAGCTCATGAACTGAAATTGTCTGATGGAGATGTTGTGGACTTTAACTTGGCAGGACTTGAGTAA
- a CDS encoding Gfo/Idh/MocA family protein, giving the protein MLKIAVIGIGNIAQKAYLPVMAQMRKDIEWHLVTRNENVRQEVSQAYGFLNTHENITALKGQGIEAAFVHNATHVHYETIKFLLNNGIHVYVDKPVSEDLEETKELLALAKEKNLLLTVGFNRRFAPMVEKLKAIPDKKMIFIQKDRVNNDEEVRFAIYDLFIHILDTALFLLDDPIVSSHSHIVQDDGKLKRIWLNLETKNTSAIVSMNYEAGAKQEKIEVQSLAGIHRVTDLTELEILNRMHTTVESFGDWEGTLEKRGFAPLIAQFISGIVSGENPVSLASSEATHELCEKIIQENHAF; this is encoded by the coding sequence ATGTTAAAAATAGCAGTTATCGGTATTGGTAACATCGCACAAAAAGCTTATTTGCCAGTAATGGCGCAGATGCGTAAAGATATTGAGTGGCATCTGGTTACACGAAATGAAAACGTGCGTCAGGAAGTAAGCCAAGCTTACGGATTTTTGAATACGCATGAGAATATAACCGCGCTGAAAGGTCAGGGAATCGAAGCAGCCTTTGTACACAATGCGACGCACGTCCATTATGAAACAATAAAGTTTTTATTGAATAACGGCATCCATGTTTATGTGGATAAGCCAGTCAGTGAAGATTTAGAGGAAACAAAAGAGTTACTCGCTTTGGCAAAAGAGAAAAATCTCTTATTGACGGTTGGCTTTAATCGCCGCTTTGCACCCATGGTTGAGAAACTAAAAGCAATTCCGGATAAAAAAATGATTTTTATTCAAAAGGATCGCGTTAACAATGACGAAGAAGTGCGTTTTGCCATTTATGATTTATTTATTCATATTCTGGATACGGCGTTGTTCTTGTTAGACGACCCGATTGTGTCATCACACTCACACATTGTTCAGGATGATGGCAAATTAAAACGCATTTGGCTTAATCTAGAAACAAAGAACACTTCTGCTATTGTTTCGATGAACTACGAAGCAGGAGCTAAGCAAGAGAAAATCGAAGTACAATCGTTGGCCGGCATTCACCGTGTCACTGATTTGACAGAGTTAGAAATCTTAAATCGCATGCATACGACGGTTGAAAGCTTTGGCGATTGGGAAGGCACATTGGAAAAACGCGGATTTGCTCCGTTAATCGCGCAATTTATTTCGGGCATCGTTTCTGGTGAAAACCCTGTCAGTTTAGCCAGTTCTGAAGCGACGCATGAACTCTGTGAAAAAATTATACAAGAGAATCATGCATTTTGA
- a CDS encoding YczE/YyaS/YitT family protein translates to MNKNLTIRLIYTVLGIILIGFAVGFVRIAALGTDPFTTINLGFTAATGYRYGLTSMFTNIVATIFILFVDRRLIGLGSLLNLLFVGNISDIFVNIFTDTFGSAESLWLKTTFAALGMVILAIGAAMNIVANLGVSPYDALPLVAETLGKGKIRFQYARVVLDFTAVGIGFLLGAQVGVMTLVTAFLMGPLLQFFRVRLFTLLQNLERAI, encoded by the coding sequence ATGAATAAAAACTTAACAATTCGACTGATTTATACCGTATTAGGAATTATTTTAATTGGATTTGCAGTAGGCTTTGTACGCATTGCCGCATTGGGAACCGATCCCTTCACTACTATCAATCTAGGGTTTACCGCTGCTACAGGCTATCGCTATGGTCTGACAAGTATGTTTACGAATATAGTTGCCACTATCTTCATTTTATTCGTCGACAGACGTCTCATTGGTTTAGGTTCTCTCTTAAACCTTCTGTTTGTAGGAAATATCTCTGACATTTTTGTAAATATTTTTACCGATACTTTCGGCTCGGCTGAATCGCTTTGGCTAAAAACTACGTTTGCTGCTTTAGGAATGGTTATTTTGGCAATTGGTGCCGCGATGAATATTGTTGCAAACTTGGGAGTTTCTCCCTATGATGCTTTGCCTCTCGTAGCAGAAACACTTGGAAAAGGAAAAATACGTTTCCAATATGCGCGTGTCGTACTGGATTTTACAGCAGTAGGTATTGGCTTCTTATTAGGAGCGCAAGTTGGTGTCATGACGCTTGTAACGGCCTTCTTAATGGGTCCGTTACTACAATTTTTCCGCGTCAGATTGTTTACGTTACTTCAAAATTTAGAAAGAGCAATTTAG
- a CDS encoding VanZ family protein, which translates to MALKNKWFTWGGVVAWMGLIFSFSAQPGSDSGALSGSIVESLLQMWHALFPAVSLEADTLHFIIRKGAHFTVYFILGLLVAHALSKSLQIDKKHVLVTIVICCLYAVSDELHQAYVPNRGPSAWDVLLDTTGSAVGTFIYAWVKRK; encoded by the coding sequence ATGGCACTGAAAAACAAATGGTTTACGTGGGGAGGCGTTGTAGCTTGGATGGGATTAATTTTTTCTTTTTCAGCACAACCCGGTTCGGATTCCGGTGCTCTAAGCGGCTCGATTGTTGAATCACTTTTACAAATGTGGCATGCGCTTTTTCCTGCTGTTTCTCTAGAGGCAGATACCTTGCACTTTATTATTCGAAAAGGTGCGCACTTCACCGTCTATTTTATACTCGGACTTTTGGTTGCGCACGCGCTTTCCAAATCGCTACAAATCGATAAGAAACACGTATTAGTAACCATCGTTATTTGCTGCTTATACGCAGTCAGCGATGAACTACACCAGGCTTATGTCCCAAATCGGGGACCAAGCGCTTGGGACGTGCTCCTGGATACGACTGGGTCTGCGGTGGGGACTTTTATATATGCTTGGGTTAAAAGGAAGTAA
- the tkt gene encoding transketolase — translation MFDKIDALAVNTVRTLSIDAVQKANSGHPGLPMGAAPMAYTLWTKHLKTNPKNSLWVDRDRFVLSAGHGSALLYSLLHLAGYDVSMEDLKNFRQYESKTPGHPEVHYTDGVEATTGPLGQGFANAVGMAMAEAHLAATYNRDNFDVVDHHTYFLCGDGDLMEGISHESASLAGHLKLGKLIGLYDSNDISLDGPLDKSFSEDVKGRFEAYGWQHILVEDGNDLGAINDAIEEAKKETDKPTLIEIKTVIGFGAENAGTSKVHGAPLGEEGVMFAKQNYQWEHESFTVPAEVAERFATTIQDNGQKQEDAWKALFEEYRAAHPELAQQFEDAYAGKLPENWQEALPVYEVGDAEKATRVTSQEAIQAIGKTLPNFWGGSADLSSSNNTMNKEAEDFDATNYAGRNIWYGVREFAMAAAMNGIALHGGTTTYAGTFFVFSDYLRAAIRLAAISELPTIYVLTHDSVAVGEDGPTHEPVEHLSSYRGMPNTNVIRPADGNEVSAAWKVAVESKDTPTLLVLSRQNLAVLEGTKENAHDGVRKGAYVLSPQQGEKPEGILIATGSEVSLAIEAQKQLKEKGIDVSVVSMPNMHAFEQQDAAYKESVLPNDVRTRMSIEMAATFGWERYVGLDGFAYGIDRWGASGPGGTVTSKLGFTADQVVDAYVAKFQK, via the coding sequence ATGTTTGACAAGATTGATGCATTAGCAGTTAATACCGTCCGTACGTTAAGTATCGACGCTGTCCAAAAAGCGAATTCAGGACATCCAGGATTACCGATGGGTGCCGCACCGATGGCATACACACTTTGGACAAAGCACTTAAAAACGAACCCAAAGAACAGTTTATGGGTAGACCGTGATCGTTTCGTACTTTCTGCAGGACACGGTTCCGCGTTACTGTACAGCTTACTTCACTTAGCAGGTTACGATGTAAGCATGGAAGATTTGAAAAACTTCCGTCAATACGAAAGTAAAACACCTGGACATCCAGAAGTACATTACACAGATGGTGTTGAAGCAACAACCGGTCCTTTAGGCCAAGGTTTTGCAAACGCTGTCGGTATGGCGATGGCTGAGGCTCACTTAGCAGCAACATATAATCGCGACAACTTTGACGTTGTTGACCACCATACATACTTCTTATGTGGTGACGGCGATTTGATGGAAGGTATCTCACACGAATCAGCAAGTTTGGCTGGTCACTTAAAATTAGGTAAACTCATTGGTTTATATGATTCAAACGACATTTCTTTAGATGGTCCACTGGACAAATCATTTAGTGAAGATGTAAAAGGCCGTTTCGAAGCATACGGCTGGCAACATATTCTCGTTGAAGATGGTAACGACTTAGGCGCTATCAACGATGCGATTGAAGAAGCTAAAAAAGAAACAGACAAACCAACCTTAATCGAGATTAAAACAGTTATCGGTTTTGGAGCAGAAAACGCTGGAACAAGTAAAGTGCATGGCGCACCACTTGGAGAAGAAGGCGTAATGTTCGCAAAACAAAACTACCAATGGGAGCATGAATCATTTACAGTTCCTGCTGAAGTTGCAGAACGTTTTGCTACAACTATTCAAGACAATGGTCAAAAGCAAGAAGACGCATGGAAAGCATTGTTCGAAGAATACCGTGCAGCTCATCCTGAACTAGCACAACAATTTGAAGATGCATATGCTGGCAAATTACCAGAAAACTGGCAAGAAGCTTTACCAGTTTACGAAGTAGGCGACGCTGAAAAAGCAACGCGTGTAACAAGCCAAGAAGCAATCCAAGCCATCGGTAAAACATTGCCGAACTTCTGGGGAGGCTCTGCTGACCTTTCATCATCAAACAACACAATGAACAAAGAAGCTGAAGATTTCGACGCAACAAACTACGCAGGACGTAACATTTGGTACGGAGTGCGTGAGTTCGCGATGGCAGCAGCAATGAACGGTATTGCCTTACATGGTGGTACAACGACTTATGCTGGTACATTCTTCGTATTCTCAGATTACTTGCGTGCAGCGATTCGTCTAGCAGCTATATCTGAATTGCCAACAATTTATGTTCTAACACATGACTCTGTTGCAGTTGGAGAAGATGGCCCGACACACGAACCTGTAGAGCATTTATCAAGCTACCGTGGTATGCCAAATACAAACGTTATCCGTCCAGCTGATGGAAACGAAGTATCGGCTGCATGGAAAGTTGCGGTTGAGTCTAAAGACACACCAACATTATTAGTATTGAGCCGCCAAAACTTGGCTGTTCTAGAAGGTACAAAAGAAAATGCACACGACGGCGTTCGTAAAGGTGCATATGTGCTTTCACCACAACAAGGTGAAAAACCTGAAGGTATCTTGATTGCAACAGGTTCTGAAGTTTCCTTAGCAATCGAAGCACAAAAACAATTGAAAGAAAAAGGCATTGATGTTTCAGTAGTTTCTATGCCAAACATGCATGCATTTGAACAACAAGATGCAGCATATAAAGAGTCTGTCTTACCAAACGATGTGCGTACACGTATGTCTATCGAGATGGCAGCGACATTTGGCTGGGAACGTTACGTAGGCTTGGATGGTTTTGCTTACGGAATCGATCGTTGGGGAGCAAGTGGTCCTGGCGGAACTGTAACATCTAAACTAGGCTTCACAGCTGATCAAGTTGTCGATGCTTACGTTGCAAAATTCCAAAAATAA
- a CDS encoding coenzyme F420-0:L-glutamate ligase yields the protein MERVVGTVVRGLRGPIINKGDDLEQIVVDTVLNAAKVEGFEINDRDIVSVTESIVARAQGNYASIDDIATDIAAKFGDDTIGVIFPILSRNRFSTCLHGIAKGAKKIVLMLSYPADEVGNHLVDLESLDEKGVNPWTDTLSEAEFRQHFGYQKHTFTGIDYIDYYKSIVEEHGIECEVIFSNTAKSILDYTKSVLNCDIHSRFRTKKQLKENGAEKVFSLDNILVESVNGSGFNESYGLLGANKATDDSVKLFPRNAQPIVDNIQNRIKEATGKTVEVMVYGDGAFKDPVGKIWELADPVVSPAYTPGLDGVPSEIKLKYLADNNFAELQGEELRSAISEFIKNKETDLVGAMESQGTTPRQLTDLIGSLADLTSGSGDKGTPFIYIQGYFDNYTI from the coding sequence GTGGAGAGAGTAGTAGGAACTGTCGTTAGAGGTCTTCGTGGTCCAATTATTAATAAAGGCGATGACTTAGAACAAATCGTTGTCGACACTGTACTGAATGCAGCAAAGGTTGAAGGGTTTGAAATTAATGACCGTGATATCGTTTCTGTAACAGAATCAATCGTAGCACGCGCTCAAGGAAATTATGCATCTATCGATGACATCGCAACAGATATTGCTGCAAAATTTGGGGACGACACAATCGGCGTTATTTTCCCGATTTTAAGCCGTAACCGTTTTTCAACATGTCTACACGGTATCGCAAAAGGTGCAAAAAAAATCGTGCTGATGCTAAGCTACCCTGCTGATGAGGTTGGTAATCATTTAGTAGATTTAGAATCGCTTGATGAAAAAGGCGTGAATCCATGGACAGATACGTTGTCTGAAGCGGAATTCCGTCAACATTTCGGATATCAAAAACATACCTTTACTGGAATTGACTACATTGATTACTATAAATCAATCGTAGAAGAACATGGAATTGAATGTGAAGTTATCTTCTCAAACACTGCAAAATCTATTCTAGATTACACAAAGAGTGTTTTAAACTGTGACATCCATTCACGTTTCAGAACGAAAAAACAATTGAAAGAAAATGGCGCTGAGAAAGTATTCAGTTTGGATAACATCCTTGTTGAATCTGTCAACGGCAGTGGTTTTAACGAATCTTACGGTTTGCTAGGTGCAAACAAAGCAACCGACGACAGTGTTAAACTATTCCCACGTAACGCACAACCAATCGTTGATAATATCCAAAACCGTATCAAAGAAGCAACTGGTAAAACAGTTGAAGTCATGGTTTATGGCGATGGCGCGTTCAAAGATCCTGTTGGAAAAATTTGGGAACTGGCTGATCCAGTTGTTTCACCTGCTTATACACCAGGACTTGACGGTGTTCCAAGCGAAATCAAATTGAAATACCTGGCTGATAACAACTTTGCTGAGTTACAAGGTGAAGAATTACGCTCTGCTATTTCTGAGTTCATTAAAAACAAAGAAACAGATTTAGTTGGCGCAATGGAGTCCCAAGGTACAACACCACGTCAATTGACAGATTTAATCGGATCATTAGCTGACTTAACATCAGGTAGTGGAGATAAAGGAACACCATTTATCTATATCCAAGGTTACTTCGATAACTATACAATTTAA
- a CDS encoding ECF transporter S component — MSTKRFDAKHIALLSILVALNYVGRVVFQFLPNVQPMTAILLILTLYLGVWDGLIVATLSLILSNMILGMGPWTFAQLFSYAVIILFTGFILRPIHSRRTKWIFVIFALLSGFFYGFVISLVSYRTYGMTNFWVYYSVGLPFDFAHALGNAGFYIILEPILRPLFEKLLKERTPNKKEAGI; from the coding sequence ATGTCCACAAAACGATTTGATGCCAAGCATATTGCATTGCTGTCAATTCTTGTTGCTTTGAATTATGTCGGACGTGTCGTATTTCAATTTTTGCCCAATGTTCAACCAATGACGGCTATCTTATTGATACTGACACTCTACTTGGGTGTGTGGGACGGCCTCATTGTGGCTACGCTCTCTTTGATTTTATCAAATATGATTTTAGGGATGGGACCCTGGACATTTGCGCAGCTCTTTAGTTACGCGGTTATTATTTTGTTCACCGGCTTCATTTTACGTCCCATTCATAGTAGAAGGACGAAGTGGATCTTTGTTATATTTGCTTTATTATCCGGTTTTTTCTATGGATTTGTTATCTCCTTAGTCTCGTATCGGACATATGGCATGACAAATTTTTGGGTCTACTATTCAGTGGGATTGCCGTTTGATTTCGCTCACGCACTGGGGAACGCCGGCTTTTATATCATTTTGGAGCCGATTTTACGACCTCTATTTGAAAAGTTATTAAAAGAAAGAACGCCAAACAAAAAAGAAGCGGGGATTTAA
- a CDS encoding aldose epimerase family protein — MKITERVFGKLNDKDVMAITLENKSGASITATTFGATLLEWSAPDKNGNFANITIGLDNLDDYVNNRPFYGATIGRVAGRIADGKFELNGKKYQLAQNNNGNHLHGGVDGLDTKVWDYKVEEEETEARIIFTYEDPAESNDYPGALSVTVIYTFNDENEWKITYKATTDASTLYNPTNHVYFNLNGDMEGTILEHDLYVNAEKFVELNANTIPTGNKVAVDGTPFDFRTPTQTKQATESDHPQTKAVSGLDHPFVLNAGENDISASISDQKSGRRIEMTTTEPIVVVFMHNGPSGFEYKGKNFPAYVGITLESQGYPDAINHDNFGNTILNPGETYLSETVYKFSVE, encoded by the coding sequence TTGAAAATTACAGAACGTGTTTTTGGAAAATTGAACGACAAAGATGTTATGGCGATTACCTTGGAAAATAAATCAGGTGCTTCCATCACCGCAACGACTTTTGGGGCAACTCTTTTGGAATGGTCTGCTCCTGACAAAAATGGTAACTTCGCAAACATTACCATTGGTTTGGACAACTTGGATGATTACGTGAATAACCGTCCCTTCTATGGTGCAACTATTGGTCGCGTTGCTGGTCGAATTGCAGATGGTAAGTTCGAGTTGAATGGAAAAAAATACCAACTCGCACAAAATAATAACGGGAATCATTTGCACGGTGGCGTTGACGGCTTAGACACAAAAGTGTGGGATTACAAAGTTGAAGAGGAAGAAACTGAGGCGCGTATTATCTTCACCTACGAAGACCCAGCAGAGTCAAATGACTATCCTGGCGCTCTCTCGGTTACAGTCATCTATACGTTTAACGATGAGAACGAGTGGAAGATTACTTACAAAGCAACAACCGATGCGTCAACACTTTACAACCCTACCAACCATGTTTACTTTAACTTGAATGGTGACATGGAAGGAACAATTTTGGAGCATGATCTCTATGTAAATGCCGAAAAATTTGTCGAGTTGAATGCCAATACCATTCCAACAGGGAATAAAGTAGCGGTAGATGGAACGCCATTTGATTTCCGCACACCAACGCAAACGAAACAAGCAACAGAATCAGACCATCCTCAAACAAAAGCCGTTTCCGGATTGGATCACCCATTCGTATTGAATGCAGGAGAAAATGATATCAGTGCTTCTATCTCTGATCAAAAGAGCGGCCGTCGCATTGAGATGACAACAACAGAACCAATCGTGGTTGTGTTTATGCACAATGGTCCAAGCGGTTTTGAATATAAAGGGAAGAACTTCCCGGCATATGTAGGTATTACTTTGGAATCACAAGGTTATCCGGATGCCATTAACCATGACAATTTCGGGAACACAATTCTAAATCCTGGTGAAACATATCTTTCAGAAACCGTTTATAAATTCAGCGTTGAGTAA
- a CDS encoding MATE family efflux transporter: protein MTDMTVGKPLTLLVKFTIPLIIGNLFQQLYSLIDTIIVGRALGLSSLGAIGAVASLTFFLQGFLQGIASGLSLVLAQRLGTKDASRIRSSFIASLYLSLFFILLISILGLLFSDYLLGMMQIPVALYPESKTYFIFSIIGLAGMMVFHVMINSLRSLGSTRQLLYYMILSQVLNILFDVLFVILIPLGVAGVALAMALSQALVGIICYFYLSRKISYFRIKKEDLLFEFREINLHTKLSLPIGVQSAIITLGSIILQLKVNTLGSSPVEAHAIGQRIEAMIVMPLISFGVAMATFTAQNAGAGLMERVWKGIRGSLAISLSYSLLIGVLLFFYGTTLSRILFGAENPETLLFIERYLRFTTPFYMVLSILFVIRYTLHGLGKAVAPTLAGLMEMTMRVIIPITFTGIWGFSGIVMSHPLAWIGSTVILVYALFLVKNNDVSTRIKRFMTG, encoded by the coding sequence ATGACAGACATGACCGTAGGAAAGCCACTGACGCTCCTCGTAAAGTTCACTATCCCTTTAATTATAGGGAATTTATTTCAGCAGCTGTATAGTTTAATCGACACCATCATTGTAGGAAGGGCATTAGGGTTGAGTTCGTTAGGTGCGATTGGTGCCGTCGCGAGCTTAACATTCTTCTTACAAGGCTTTCTTCAAGGTATCGCATCCGGGCTTTCTTTGGTTTTGGCCCAGCGACTCGGTACGAAGGATGCGTCGCGGATTCGTAGTAGCTTCATCGCAAGTCTTTATCTTTCTTTATTTTTCATTTTATTGATTAGCATTTTAGGGCTTTTATTTTCCGATTATTTATTAGGAATGATGCAAATACCGGTGGCGTTATATCCGGAGAGCAAAACATATTTTATTTTTTCAATCATTGGTTTAGCAGGAATGATGGTTTTTCACGTCATGATTAACTCGTTACGTTCATTAGGAAGTACACGCCAACTTTTGTACTACATGATTCTTTCACAAGTACTCAATATTCTTTTCGATGTTCTTTTTGTTATTTTGATACCTTTGGGTGTGGCGGGGGTTGCATTGGCAATGGCTTTATCGCAAGCATTGGTAGGTATCATTTGTTATTTTTATTTATCACGCAAAATTAGTTACTTCCGAATTAAAAAAGAAGATCTATTGTTTGAATTCAGAGAAATTAACTTGCATACGAAGCTGAGCCTTCCGATTGGTGTACAGTCTGCCATTATAACGTTGGGGTCTATTATCTTGCAGTTAAAGGTGAATACATTGGGATCTTCGCCCGTCGAAGCACATGCGATCGGTCAAAGAATTGAAGCCATGATAGTTATGCCACTCATCTCTTTTGGTGTTGCAATGGCTACTTTTACTGCACAAAACGCAGGAGCAGGACTCATGGAACGCGTGTGGAAAGGTATCCGAGGCAGTTTGGCGATTTCGTTAAGCTATAGCTTGCTTATTGGTGTGTTGTTATTTTTTTATGGCACAACATTGTCTCGGATATTGTTCGGAGCTGAAAATCCAGAGACACTGCTTTTTATTGAACGTTATTTACGCTTTACCACGCCTTTTTATATGGTGCTTTCTATTCTGTTTGTTATTCGTTACACGTTGCATGGACTGGGTAAAGCAGTTGCGCCAACCTTGGCAGGGCTCATGGAAATGACTATGCGCGTCATTATTCCCATTACTTTCACGGGTATTTGGGGCTTCTCGGGTATCGTTATGAGCCATCCGCTTGCCTGGATTGGCTCGACCGTCATTTTAGTGTATGCGCTGTTCCTTGTGAAGAATAACGATGTGAGTACGCGAATTAAACGCTTCATGACTGGATGA